In Eucalyptus grandis isolate ANBG69807.140 chromosome 4, ASM1654582v1, whole genome shotgun sequence, the following proteins share a genomic window:
- the LOC120292907 gene encoding peroxisomal 2,4-dienoyl-CoA reductase-like → MESPFKPDVLKGKVALLTGGGSVIGFEKSRQLGLRGASVAVMGRRKHVLDSAVAALHLHGIPLTRKFPSFLAHTLQTLSFLFRCLMIESLVWCGPCCCKAIGVEGEVRKRDDVVRALESTVKSFGRLDILVNAAAGNFLVPAEDLSPNGYRC, encoded by the exons ATGGAGTCTCCGTTCAAGCCGGACGTGCTGAAGGGCAAAGTGGCGCTGCTGACTGGAGGCGGGTCGGTCATCGGGTTCGAGAAATCGCGCCAGCTGGGCCTCCGCGGAGCCTCCGTCGCTGTCATGGGCCGCCGCAAGCACGTCCTCGACTCCGCCGTCGCTGCTCTCCACCTCCACGGCATTCCCCTCACTAGAAAATTTCCGTCTTTCCTTGCTCATACACTTCAAAcactttcctttctttttcgcTGTTTGATGATCGAGTCTCTGGTGTGGTGTGGTCCCTGTTGCTGCAAGGCAATCGGAGTGGAAGGCGAAGTTCGGAAGCGAGACGACGTTGTCAGAGCCCTGGAATCGACCGTCAAGAGCTTCGGGAGGCTCGACATTCTGGTGAATGCTGCCGCCGGCAATTTCCTAGTCCCAGCCGAGGATCTGTCTCCCAACGGGTACAG ATGCTAG
- the LOC104440625 gene encoding peroxisomal 2,4-dienoyl-CoA reductase codes for MESPFKPDVLKGKVALLTGGGSGIGFEISRQLGLHGASVAVMGRRKNVLDSAVAALHLHGIPAIGVEGDVRKRDDVVRALESTVQSFGRLDILVNAAAGNFLVPAEDLSPNGFRTVIDIDSVGTFTVCHEALKYLKKGGPGKEPSCGGTIINISATLHYTATWYQIHVSAAKAAVDSITRSLALEWGTDYDIRVNGIAPGPIGDTPGVSKLAPGDALSSREQMPLFKLGEKWDIAMAAVYLACDAGKFINGTTLVVDGGSWLSAPRYLPKDEVRRLSRAVERRSRDVAVPKSKL; via the exons ATGGAGTCTCCGTTCAAGCCGGACGTGCTGAAGGGCAAAGTGGCCCTCCTGACCGGAGGCGGGTCGGGCATCGGGTTCGAGATATCGCGCCAGCTGGGCCTCCACGGAGCCTCCGTCGCCGTCATGGGCCGCCGCAAGAACGTCCTCGACTCCGCCGTCGCTGCTCTCCACCTCCACGGCATTCCC GCAATCGGAGTGGAAGGCGATGTTCGGAAGCGAGACGACGTCGTCAGAGCCCTGGAATCGACCGTCCAGAGCTTCGGGAGGCTCGACATTCTGGTGAATGCTGCCGCCGGCAATTTCCTAGTCCCAGCCGAGGATCTGTCTCCCAATGGGTTTCGCACAG TTATTGACATTGACTCGGTTGGCACTTTCACGGTGTGCCACGAAGCGCTCAAGTATCTCAAGAAAGGCGGTCCTGGAAAGGAGCCCTCTTGCGGGGGCACGATCATAAATATCAGCGCGACCTTGCACTACACGGCGACTTGGTACCAGATCCATGTATCTGCTGCAAAG GCGGCTGTCGATAGCATTACAAGAAGCTTGGCACTGGAATGGGGGACGGATTATGATATAAGAGTCAATGGGATTGCACCCGGACCTATTGGTGACACGCCAGGAGTAAGCAAACTTGCACCCGGCGATGCTCTGAGCAGCAGAGAGCAAATGCCGCTCTTTAAGCTCGGGGAGAAATGGGACATTGCCATGGCTGCTGTCTATCTGGCATGTGATGCAG GGAAGTTCATCAACGGAACGACATTGGTAGTAGATGGAGGATCGTGGCTGAGCGCACCGCGCTatcttcccaaagatgaggTGAGGCGACTTTCCAGAGCGGTGGAAAGAAGGTCCAGAGATGTCGCAGTTCCTAAGAGCAAGCTGTAG